Part of the Calditrichota bacterium genome, AAAGCATTCGCCACAAGGCCAGGAGGAAGAACATGCGCATCCGGAGTGCAAGCCGCCGAGGCTGCTTGGCAGTCGCGCTGGTGCTGGCTCTGTGTTACCGGGCAGTCGCCCATGGAAGCGAGGCTAGATCCGAGGTCCGCTGCAGTCAATGGCTGCTCCTGGGCCCGGTTCCCGCGCCGCTGCCCCTCTACCACGAGGCCAAGAATCCCAAGGGCGAGAAATTCACCCTTGGCGACCTGCTGGAGTTTCCGCAGGTGGATGTTTCTGAGTGGTGGCCTTACGCCGGTCAGGTGGTTGACTGGGATGCGGGCAGGCACCTGACCTGGCGGCTGGTGGAGGCCGAGACGAGCGGCGTCGAGCTTCCTTCTGCTGGTGCCGTGCCGGAGGTCTGCTACTTAGCGACCTTCCTCGATGCCGCACGTTTCACCGAAGTAAAGTTTGCGATGCGGAGCTCACACCTCTTCCAGGCGTGGCTGGACGGCGAAGTACTGTTTGCGCAAAAGAGCTCCGGGGCGAAGGCAGACAGCGCGGGGCAAACAAAGAGCATCGGCGTGGAGACTGGTGTACACCTGCTGCTGGTGAAGGCGCTCAGAGACCCAGCTTGTCCCGCGCCGTGGCGGCTGGACGCCACCCTGGAACTCCCTGAGGGGTGGAGCGCTGCTGAACTGCGGCTGACCACCGACCCGGCGCAGAGGATGTCCGTGCGCCACCTCATGGACGCGCCGCGGGCCGAGAGTATCGCCCTTTCGCCTGATGGGGAACTTGCTGCGGTGACCATCCGCCAGACTCGCCCGCCCGGCGAAACGAGCGAGGAGTGGATCGAGCTGCGGCGCGTGCGCGACAACAGCCTGCTTGCCACCTACCGGGGTGGCGCGAAGCTTAGTCAATTGGCCTGGGCGCCCGTCGGACGGCGCATCTCCTACACTACTGCGGAGAAGGAGCTCACCACCCTGTGGATTGTTGACCTTGACCAGGGGACCACCAGGCCGCTTCTTCGTGACGTGCAGAACTTTTCCGGATACACCTGGGCTCCTGATGGCACGTACCTCGTCTACTCGGTGACCGAAAAGCCTGAGCCAGACAAGAGCGGGCTCAAGCGGTTGCAGGGCATGCCAGATCGTTGGCCTACCTGGCGCGAGCGCAGCTTCCTCTACCGTGTCAGTGTGCCGCAAGGCGTGCGCAGCAGACTCACCGCTGGCTCGCTGACCACAGTCCTCAACAGCATCAGCCCCGATGGTCGGAGGCTGCTCTTTAGTCGCTCGTGGGAAGACTTTTCCGAGCGTCCGTACGCCAAGACGGCCTACTACACCCTGGACCTGACCAGCATGACGGTGGACTCCCTGTGGACGAGCGGTTGGACCAGCAGTGCGCAGTGGTCGCCCGATGGGCAGCAGCTCCTTGTGCTCGGCGGTCCATCGGCCTTTCAAGGAGTCGGCAAGAAGGTGCCGGAAGGGGTTATCCCCAACGAGTACGACACGCAGGCCTTCCTCTATGACCTGCGCACCGGCGGCGTGGATCCTATCACCAAGGATTTTGACCCCGCCATTAACCAGGGAGTGTGGAGCCGCGTAGAGCCGTGTATCTACTTCGTGGCAACTGACCACGCCTTTGTGCACCTGTTTCGTTACGATCTTCGGACGCGGAAGTTTGACCAGATTGACACAGGCGCCGAGGTTATCGGCGGTTTGCACGTCGCCCTGCAGGCGCCGGTGGCTGCCTACCTCGGTTCCTCGGCCTCCGTACCACCTAAGGCCTTTGTGCTGGACTTGCGGAAGCGGCGGGCGCGGACCTTGGTCGACCCGGCAGAGGCAGCCTACCAGCACGTGCGCTTTGGCCGCTGCCTGCCTTGGGATTTTGTCACCTCGCAGGGCAGGCGCATCGCGGGGCACGTCTATCTACCGCCCGGTTTTGACGAGGCAAAGAAGTACCCCTGCATCGTCTACTACTATGGCGGTACAAGTCCAGTCACGCGGGATTTTGGCGGGCGCTACCCGAAGGAGTTGTGGGCAGCCAACGGCTATGTGGTCTATGTGCTGGAGCCCAGCGGGGCCACAGGGTTTGGCCAAGCCTTTTCGGCCCTCCACGTCAATGACTGGGGAAAGACCGTTTCGGAGGAGATCATCGAGGGCGTGAAGCAGTTCGTGCGCAGCCATCCCTTTGTGGATAGCACGCGTGTCGGGTGCATCGGCGCTTCCTACGGCGGCTTCATGACCATGCTGCTCACCACCAAGACCGACATGTTCGCTGCCGCGGTGGCTCACGCGGGCATCAGCTCCATCGCCTCCTATTGGGGCGAAGGCTTTTGGGGCTACCTGTACAGTTCCACGGCCACGGCCAACAGCTTCCCGTGGAATCGCCGCGATATTTACGTCGACCAGAGCCCTCTCTTCATGGCGGACAAGGTGAAAACTCCCCTCTTGTTGCTCCATGGCACCTCCGACACCAATGTGCCACCGGGTGAGAGCATTCAGTTCTACACTGCCCTCAAGCTTCTGGGCAGACCGGTGGAGCTGGTGCAAGTCGAGGGGCAAGATCACACCATCATGGAGTACGGAAAGCGCATCCGTTGGACGAAGACCATCCTCGCCTGGTTCGACCGCTGGCTGAAGGGGCAGCCGGAGTGGTGGGACAGCCTGTATAGCGACAGGAAGTGACCGGCAACCCACAAGGGGTGAAGATAGATGACGCCACCTGGGGGAGGCGGGCCTGAGGTCACGGGACGACGTGGCGCAAAAGAGGCCGCACCAGAAGCAAGCGCACCTTGGTTGCCACGTACTTGCGGGGATGTAACGCGCGCAGCACCATGAGGTAGCTGGCGATGGCCGGCTCCAAGTCGTCTATGGAGCGGGGGAGGATTTCCAGGTTGATGATGCCGCGGTAGCGCAAGCGGCGTAGGGTGGCCAGGATGTTCTCGATGGGCAGCACCCCGCCTAAGCCGAAGGCCATGTGCTCGTCGCTCCCCGGCTGGCAATCCGAAAGGTGCACGCAGCCGATGTGTCCGTCGAGAGCATGCAACTGGGCTACAGGGTCCATACCCCGCAGGTAGCAGTGGGGGGCGTCGAAGCAGATGCCCAAAAGCTTTGGCCCCAGCACCTCCTTTGCGTGCCTGTAGAGAGCCAGAAACTCCTCCATGGACTGCCCAGGTATGTTCTCGAGGAAGACCGGCGGCTCGAGGCGTGCCAAATTGCGCAATAGCGTCTCCACCGAGCTCTCCACCTGCCTGGCGGCCAGCTCAGGCTCTGGCGGGTGGGCAATGCAGTGGGCTATGCGCAGAGCCCGGCGGTTTGTGTTGACCAACTCGATGACCTGGTCGATCTCTGCCTGGTGATCCGCGCAGGAAAAGTCCCACCCGTCGTCGTGTACCAGAGGCAGATGGAAACCGGTCTGCATGTGACGCACACGCGACACCACCCGATCCAGCTCCGCAAAGACCGACCGGGTGATCTCGGCGAACTCCAAGCCCAATAGACGCGTCAGGCCCAGTAGCACTGAGGGCTCAATGCCGCGGAACCGCTCGATCGTGAAACCTACCTGCACAGTGGGCAACAGTGCCTTCATTGTCCTTCGTGCCCTTCTCCGTGGATTCATTCTGGCACGTGCAATATACGACTTCGCCGTTGGAAAATCAAGCTCTTTGCATGAGGCACACGGCACAACACCGCCGTGTGCGCTCTTAGGCAGAGGCCAGCGCGGACAACCCAGCCGAGCGGTTCGGCGCCTTCTGGGGAGCGGGCCACTTGGGCGCAAGCGAAGAGGAATGGGCTGGACCTGTTTCGCTCAGGGCCGCGTGGTGAGCGAGGGGAAAGGGCTCAGGAAAGGGGCAGAGGAATCCTTGCGCGTTCTTGCCATGCCGGCGCAAGCAGCCATGGCAGCGCCTGCCCACCTTCGCACTCACGCGAGCTTGCCTCCTATGCGGGGTGCGCGCTATCGGAGGAGATTTGGCAAGAAGGTCGAAATGGCGCCGATTCCCAGTGTGAGGATGAGGCTCATAACGCAAGCACAGCACAGCAGCAGGGGCAGAAGCATCGCACCCACCGCCTTGCCTGAGGATATCTGGTGCGCTTGCTTGAAACCGATGATCTGTACCACGATCATCCAAGGCAGAGCCACGACGCTGCCGCAGAAAGGCAAGATGCGGAAAAGCGAGGCCGCCTCGCTGTAGGCCACCACGCGGAAGGTCGCTTCGAACCCCCGCTGTGCACCACCAACCAGCATCAGGCAGAGGTGGAGGATGCCTGCCCACAGAAACATGCCCACCAGCACCATCATCGGCGCGGTCAGAGAAACCAGCGGCACCAGGGCCGTGCGGGACATCCACAGCGGAAAGATGTCGGGGAACTCCGCCATGCCGGGGTAGTGGCGCAGGCCCATTGGCCACAACCAGCCGGAGAGGCTGATGATGCTGTCGACGATGCTGCTCACGCTTCCCACCAACAGACCGAACAGGAGGGGTTTGCCGATGCCCCCGGTGACCGGCATCCGCGCGAAAAAGGTGTTGGGGCTGAACAGCACACCGCTGATTGTGTCCCAAAGGGACTTCCAGAAGCCGACGCGCCCCATCTCTTCCCAGGGGCAGCCACTCCCTGTAGATCCGGCAGCACGTGGGGCCGGGCTCGCCACAACCTGGCGGGGCGGGATGTACGTGCCGCAATGGATGCAGTAACCCCCTCTTTCCGGGATCTCTGGCATCTTGCCGCAATTGGGACACTTGCGTCGCATGGTTTCCTCCGCTGCTCTCAGTAGGACTATTCTTCGAAGTTGCCCCGTGTTCTCCTGCTGTTGGTTACTACGGAACAGCCGCGGCAAAGTTGCGCCCAAGGGCAGCTACAGGGGAAAGTGCTCGGTCGCATGGCTGATGATGAGGTAGAGCCAGTTGGCGAACATGCCGCAGATTACGCCGATGCGAAGAACCCTTTTTTCCCCCCTGCTCAACGCGACGACGATGTTCCGTCTACTCACCATCAGGCACATCGCCCCAAGCCCCCATAGGATGAGGCCAACATAGAGAGCGAAAAACAAGGGATTCACGCGGAGCGAGTCCGCTATCCGTCCTTCGGCAAGAAAGACCGCACTGCGCGTGGCACCGCAGCTGGGGCAAGGCACGCCTGTGAGCGAGTGGAAGGCGCACGGAGGTGCCAGCTGAAGGAGCGGTCGCAGCAGGCGAAGTGCCGTGAGGGCCGCGACGACGAGCCCTCCATAGATCAGGCCGAGGTAAGCTTGCCTTGGCCGTCCCTTTTCGATGCGCACGTGCATTTTACTTGGTCTTTACCTGGCAAAGAAGCTCACCACGCTGTGCGCAAAGATACGCCAAAGGCTCGTGAAAGTCAAGCCGTTTTCGCATTTCTGCCTTTTGTGTCCGTGCGGCGAGGCCAGTGCGCCCAGGGTGGGCCTCCGGGGCAGCGTGGTTGCTGGCATGGAGCCGTGCACATCTGCCCCAGCAAGCGCAGCTCCTGTGCTGAAACTTTTTCTGTCCAGCACCAGTCAAAGAGGTGGTTGCGCGCACCAAAGGGGCCGAAGACGGTCCCCGCCGTGCCTTGCGGACCTTTTGGCCAGGCAGTGAGCGATGGCAACAGGGAGGGCATTACCGTGAAGAGGTGGCTTTGGTTAGCGATTGCGCTTGTGGCGCTGATGCTGGCGCAAGTGGCGGCCGCCGAGAAGGTGGTGGTCGTCAAGACCAAAGGCGAGCGCCGTGCCTGGTTGGGCGTCTATCTGCAGGAGCTCGACAAGGAGCGGCGCAAGGAGCTCGGCGTCAAAGAGGACAAAGGGGCGGTTGTCGTCGAGGTGGTGGCGAACAGTCCCGCCGAGAAGGCTGGCCTGCAAGAGGATGACGTCATCGTGCGCCTGGACGGCCGGGAGGTGAAGGAACCGGATGACCTCATCGACGCGGTGAGGGCGAAGAAACCAGGTGACAAGGTCAAGCTGGAGTACGTGCGGGAGGGCACGCGTCGTGAGGTGGAAGTTACCCTCGGCCGAGCGCCTCGCGTGACCGAAAGGGTTGTGATCCCGCCATTGCCGCCCATGGAGAGGTTGGTGTGGGATGGTGGCGCTTGGCTGGGCGTGGAGCTGCAAGAACTGAACGCCTCACTGGCCGAGTACTTTGCCGTGAAGGAAGACGAGGGCGTCTTGATCACCGAAGTGGAAGAGAAGAGCCCGGCCGCCAAGGCAGGGTTGTTGCCTGGGGACGTCATCGTCAGCATGGATGGCCAGCCGGTGCAGGACGTTGAGGACGTGCTCGACGCTGTTGTGGACAAGGAACAGGGCGATTCGTTGGTGGTGGGCTATGTGCGCAAGGGGACGCGCGCGGAGACGACCGTACGGCTGGGCAAGAGGCCGCGGGTGCGCGTGTTCGGCCGAGGCAGCCCGCGGCTGTGGTGGTGGGAGCGAACGCCAGGGCGGGATTACTTCCTTTTTCCCCGCGAGCGCGTGTGGCACTTTGAGTTCGAAAGGCCGGACGTGGAGAGGTGGCGGGAGCGAGCGCGCGATTGGACCGAGAAGGCCTTGGACGACCTGCGCCGCGGCGTTGAGAAGCTGCGTGTGGAGATTAAGGAGCAGCGGCGGCACATGATCTGAATGCCGGCCGACATGCGCTTCCGTGGCACCGTCCGAGCTCGGGCGGTGCCCTTTTTGTCTGCCCATCTTCTGGGTCTTGCGATACCAGGAGGCCTGTGAAAGCGCGGAAGAAGCGCCAGTCCCCGCTGCCAAGCCATGAGGCCAGACTCCAGAGTCCCTCCAAAGGAGCCAAGCCCCGCTGCGCTGCTGAGAACCAAGCCGGAATGAAGCTGCCACGATCCCACCTCCACTGGACGTGACAATCTCGCATCCCTTAGCCTTCCGTACTGGGCGGAAGGAGACAGCCCGTTCCTTTCCCTCCGGGGGGCGCTGATTCCACGTGAGGGGCCGGAACGCAACGAGAAGTGCGGGGACACCGCAAGATTCGCTGGACGGGCGCATGCCTTCATCTTTCGCCTCGTGGCAGACCCCATTCGGGGGGACGCAGAACACACTCCGCCAGCAGCCTGCGCCTACGAGATTCATCATGGCGTCCGGGCGGAGCGCCCTTAGTCGCCTCGGCGCTGAGAATCCTGCTCGCCAGTGAGCGGGCGGGAAAGCTGGAAAGATGTCTTCGAAGTCGCTGTGCGCTGCGCTCCATCGCATCCACATGGACAGGGAGGAGCTCCCGCCTGGACTCTCCGAAACTTCCTCGGATTTTCCTTGACTTCCTGCGAATATTTCTTTACCTTTAGCCCAGGAAGTGGCGTTTCCGGCATAACCACGATGAGAGGAAACAACGGCTCTCCACCTGCGTATGAAGCTGATGTCGTGAAGCCGTGTGCTGCAGCACGTTGGGCACTGTGGGCAGTGGCAGTGGCTGCCGCCCTGGTATTAGGATGCGAAGAGCGCAAGCGGCTCAATCCCCTGGACCCCCTCAACCCTGTTACCAGAGGCAGGCCCACGGGTCTGTCGGTAGTGTCCGAAGGGCACGAGGTGTGTCTGAAGTGGGATGCCATGGCCGTGGATGAGCTGATAGGCTACCGCGTGTTTCGCCAAGTGCAATGGGAAAGCACGATGGTGCCTGTGACGCTCGTTCCCACGACGCAGTACTGCGACCGCGGGCGACCATTTGGGGTGCAGCACGTTTATTGTGTGACGGCGGTGACCGCCGACTATGAGAGCCCTTGTTCGGCGGGCGTGACCATCACGCCAGGCCCCACCTACTGCTGGGTGGCCAGCGCAAATGAGGGCGCCGTGATCCGCCTCACTCACGACCGGCGGCACGAGCTGCTGCGCTACGGGTACATGGCATACCCCTGGATTGTGGAGGCGGACCCCGTTACCGGCAACGCCTGGGTGGTGGATGCCATCTACGGGAGGGTTTCGGAGATCACC contains:
- a CDS encoding S9 family peptidase, which produces MRIRSASRRGCLAVALVLALCYRAVAHGSEARSEVRCSQWLLLGPVPAPLPLYHEAKNPKGEKFTLGDLLEFPQVDVSEWWPYAGQVVDWDAGRHLTWRLVEAETSGVELPSAGAVPEVCYLATFLDAARFTEVKFAMRSSHLFQAWLDGEVLFAQKSSGAKADSAGQTKSIGVETGVHLLLVKALRDPACPAPWRLDATLELPEGWSAAELRLTTDPAQRMSVRHLMDAPRAESIALSPDGELAAVTIRQTRPPGETSEEWIELRRVRDNSLLATYRGGAKLSQLAWAPVGRRISYTTAEKELTTLWIVDLDQGTTRPLLRDVQNFSGYTWAPDGTYLVYSVTEKPEPDKSGLKRLQGMPDRWPTWRERSFLYRVSVPQGVRSRLTAGSLTTVLNSISPDGRRLLFSRSWEDFSERPYAKTAYYTLDLTSMTVDSLWTSGWTSSAQWSPDGQQLLVLGGPSAFQGVGKKVPEGVIPNEYDTQAFLYDLRTGGVDPITKDFDPAINQGVWSRVEPCIYFVATDHAFVHLFRYDLRTRKFDQIDTGAEVIGGLHVALQAPVAAYLGSSASVPPKAFVLDLRKRRARTLVDPAEAAYQHVRFGRCLPWDFVTSQGRRIAGHVYLPPGFDEAKKYPCIVYYYGGTSPVTRDFGGRYPKELWAANGYVVYVLEPSGATGFGQAFSALHVNDWGKTVSEEIIEGVKQFVRSHPFVDSTRVGCIGASYGGFMTMLLTTKTDMFAAAVAHAGISSIASYWGEGFWGYLYSSTATANSFPWNRRDIYVDQSPLFMADKVKTPLLLLHGTSDTNVPPGESIQFYTALKLLGRPVELVQVEGQDHTIMEYGKRIRWTKTILAWFDRWLKGQPEWWDSLYSDRK
- a CDS encoding TIM barrel protein, with amino-acid sequence MKALLPTVQVGFTIERFRGIEPSVLLGLTRLLGLEFAEITRSVFAELDRVVSRVRHMQTGFHLPLVHDDGWDFSCADHQAEIDQVIELVNTNRRALRIAHCIAHPPEPELAARQVESSVETLLRNLARLEPPVFLENIPGQSMEEFLALYRHAKEVLGPKLLGICFDAPHCYLRGMDPVAQLHALDGHIGCVHLSDCQPGSDEHMAFGLGGVLPIENILATLRRLRYRGIINLEILPRSIDDLEPAIASYLMVLRALHPRKYVATKVRLLLVRPLLRHVVP
- a CDS encoding YIP1 family protein → MRRKCPNCGKMPEIPERGGYCIHCGTYIPPRQVVASPAPRAAGSTGSGCPWEEMGRVGFWKSLWDTISGVLFSPNTFFARMPVTGGIGKPLLFGLLVGSVSSIVDSIISLSGWLWPMGLRHYPGMAEFPDIFPLWMSRTALVPLVSLTAPMMVLVGMFLWAGILHLCLMLVGGAQRGFEATFRVVAYSEAASLFRILPFCGSVVALPWMIVVQIIGFKQAHQISSGKAVGAMLLPLLLCCACVMSLILTLGIGAISTFLPNLLR
- a CDS encoding DUF2752 domain-containing protein, with the translated sequence MHVRIEKGRPRQAYLGLIYGGLVVAALTALRLLRPLLQLAPPCAFHSLTGVPCPSCGATRSAVFLAEGRIADSLRVNPLFFALYVGLILWGLGAMCLMVSRRNIVVALSRGEKRVLRIGVICGMFANWLYLIISHATEHFPL
- a CDS encoding PDZ domain-containing protein, coding for MKRWLWLAIALVALMLAQVAAAEKVVVVKTKGERRAWLGVYLQELDKERRKELGVKEDKGAVVVEVVANSPAEKAGLQEDDVIVRLDGREVKEPDDLIDAVRAKKPGDKVKLEYVREGTRREVEVTLGRAPRVTERVVIPPLPPMERLVWDGGAWLGVELQELNASLAEYFAVKEDEGVLITEVEEKSPAAKAGLLPGDVIVSMDGQPVQDVEDVLDAVVDKEQGDSLVVGYVRKGTRAETTVRLGKRPRVRVFGRGSPRLWWWERTPGRDYFLFPRERVWHFEFERPDVERWRERARDWTEKALDDLRRGVEKLRVEIKEQRRHMI